In the Gorilla gorilla gorilla isolate KB3781 chromosome 1, NHGRI_mGorGor1-v2.1_pri, whole genome shotgun sequence genome, GGGGCGGTGGGGTGGTGGCCACCGTGGGGAAGGGGAATTCTGCTCCGGGTGGGGGAAAGAGCCCCATCAGTGCCCCCTCGGCCCAGACCATGGCCAAGACCCAGCTCCCACGCAGCCCTGTCCTGACCCCGTGGGCATCACCGTAGCAGAAGTCGCAGCTGCTGGGGCAGAGCCTCTTCATGAGCCGCCGGCGAGCGTCGCAGAAGCCCCTCCGCGCCCAGGACGCGCACACGAACAGCCTGTCGAGGCATCCTGTCGGGAGCGTGGGGAGCACGGCCTGGCTCAGGACCGCCCGGTCCCCGCCCTCCCGCCCGACAAAGGGACTCACCGTAGAGCCGGTGCAGCCCCCACAGCTCGTCCTGGGACAACGCCTTCCAGCCGCGCAGCGTGGCGTTCAGGTGCATGAGCGCCCGGCCGTGTTGTGAGTGCATCAGGCCCAGCGCGTGGCCGATCTCGTGGGCCGCCACGTGCACCAGGTCCGTGAGCCACACGCCTGCGGGCCCCGGGGGTCAGCGCCTGGGAGCCCCGGGCCCAGCCCCGCCGCCCGTGGGCCAGCTCCCCGAGGCCCGGTATATCTGCTGGAGCGCAGCCGCGGAGCCGCCCTCGGCCGCAGCCACGGAAAGATAAGAATGTTCTGGGCCCAGGCGGTGAGCTCGGCCCCCAGGAATGCAGCTCCAGCTCCCGCTCCAGAGGCGCAGGGGGATGGGAAAGGGAGTTCAGGGCTGCCGGGATGGGGGCTCCCACGGGCTCCCCTCCTTGCCTGCTAGACTCCAGTAGCAGCCACCACCCCGGAAGGTCCCTCCTGCCGTCTGCCCCAAAGCCCGACCGCGGCAGCCCACTGTGCTGCAGAGGAGAGGCCTCCAGGAGGCCAGCCTGGACGGTCACCTTTCTTCCAGCTGTAGCGCGTGGGGCCCAGGACCCAGTACTCGCTATCGTCGAAGTGGATGCCGCCGTGCGGGGGGAAGAAGGCGTGGGCCAGCTCCCCCGTGGGGCCGTCGAAGCAGTGGTGCAGCGCGGAGACCAGGCAGTCCGTGTGGTTGATCGGGTAGAAGCCTGGGGGGAGCACAGGGCTGAGAGGCCGGGCGCGCAGGGCCgggccggggcgggggcgggcgcCCACCTATCCGGAGGTCGCTGGGCTGCTCGGGGGCCACCTCGCGGAAGCTGAAGGGGGACACGTCGCTCCACATGCGGAAGGCGGCAGCTAGGGCCCGCCGCGTCTCCCGCGGGCTCAGCAGGTTCCGCGGGAAGGAGAGGATCCTGCAGGGAGACTGAGCTCAGCGGGGGCCGGCCGCGCCCCCTCCCCCAGGGCCAAGCCAGGGCGCACCTGTAGGTGAGGTTGAAGTGGTCCCAGCGCAGCCTGGCTGGAGTCAGCGTGTAGCGGCGTCTGCGGGGGGCCAGTGGGCCCGGGACCCGGGTGGGGGGGACCGCCGAGAGGCCCAGCGCAGCGACGTCTCCCTTCAGGGAAGAAAGCGTGCGTGGGAGGCATCGGTGACGGTCCCCAGGACCAAAAACTGCCGCGGAAAATGGACTGGAAGGAAACGGGGGTGTGGGGGTGCCCAGGGCTGGGAGCGGGCGTGGCGGGTCCTGTCTGCCTGTGGTTTCGGGTCTTCTAACCTGAGCGCCCCGTTGCGCGTCCCTGGGAACGCGGCCCAGTGGAGGGGAAGGGGCTGAACAGCAGGGCGAGgcctcccacccctcccacccctcccaaCAACTGGACACAGGGGCGTCCCACCCTCCGACCTCGGGACGCACATCCGGACCCTCAAACGCCCCACACACCCTGCACGCCCCGCACACGTCCTGCGGGCCCCCCGATAGACCAGACCCACAGACGTGAGGACCCCCCCCCCCGGCACCTGGCCTCCCcccccttcccccccccccccccccccccccgctcaCCTGCGCTGCGCTCCAGGCCGGCACCGCCCGGGCCCCCAGCCGGGCCAGCAGCACCAGCGCGGGGAGGAGGCACAGGGCGACCAGCGCGGCTCCAAGCCAGCGGCGCTCGACGCCTGCCCCCGGGGCCTCCGAGGGGACACGGGCCCCGCGGCCCATGGCAGACTTGCTGTGCGGCTCAGGGCTGCATGGGGCAGCAAGGCGCGGGGGCCCGGGCCGCAGAGCCGCCGGGGAGGATCCGGAGGGGAGGCAGTGGCTCGGCGGCTCGGGTTACAGCCCCGTGTGGTGCGGGGGAGGGAGACGGGGCGGGAGAGGGGGCAAGGCTGCCCCTGAAGGGAACCAGCTGGCCCGTCCGTTGGCCGAGCTGCCTGCTGTCTCCAGCCGGGGGCATGGGGACCCGCGTCCCGTGGGCCAGGGGCAGAGGCCTGGGCATGGCCTGCTGGGCGGGGTCCTCGGAGGGGGGAGCGAAGAGGGCCCCAGGCAGCCCGGGAAGGGCAGCGCCAGGGCTCCCGCTTAGGAAAGGGTAGCAGTGGGGGTCCCCAAGCCCCCACTTCTGGGCAGTGAGTGATCTGGTGGCTTTTTTCCCAAATGGAATCCTCAAAAAACCCCTGAGCCCCACATGAGCGGAGTCTCCATCCTGGCCCAGGCAGCTGAGCTGGGCCGCAGGGGACGCGTCACTCGCCTGACAGTGTCCCCGAGAGCTGGGAGGGGATGGCCGGATGGGGACGTGGCAGTGAGTATGGGGCGGTGGAGGGGGAGGCGGGGAGGGGGTGCGTGGGTAGGCAAGGGCCGCGGAAGGTGCCAGGTTGCGGGGCGGAGGGAGGGAACTTGCCGGGGTCTCCCGGGGAGCCGGGAAGGGGCGGGCCCTTGCTGGGGGAAGCCCCGTGGAGGGTAGCGCGTGAGGTGGAGGGTGTGTGGCTCCTAAATCCCCGGCTAGGCCCCagcaaaggggagagggagacgggagggACGGGAAACGGAGCTAAGCGCCAGGCGTGGAGGTCTGGACCGGTCCTGAttgggggcgggggcgggagcGGGGAGCTCGGAGACCCAAAGGTTCGACGGGGCGGCCGGCGTCCAGGCGCGAGCGGCTCTGGGCTGGGACCGAGACCGGGCACCGGCGTCCcgcggggcgggggtgggggattGGGCAGAGGAGCAGGAGATTCCGAGCCAGACCGGCCTGTGTCTGTCTCGTCCCTCCCCGTTTTCCGCGCCGGCCTCGGGCCCAGGGTGACGGCAGCCTGGCCAACGGGGTCAGCGCCAAGCAGCTGGCGGCGGCCGCGGGCGGTTCTTGGAAAGCGCGAGAGGCCGGGCCTGGCCGCGTATTTGCTCCGAcaccgcccccccgcccccccagctCGTCACCCCGCCTGCGTGCGCCCGGCCCCTTCCCCGGGTCCCAGATCCTGCCTGGGACGTCCCCCAACTCCCTGCTGGGACGGGACCCCACAGCCCTGGGGAGTGTCGGGCCCCTTGGATCAGAGCGCGAGTCCCCGCGGCCGCCCCCAGGACGGAAGAGCGAGGGGGGCCCGAGGGCAAACACAGGAGTCCCCGCCCCGTCGGACCCGGGCCTGGGGGGCGGGAGGCGGCCGTGCCCGCGCCTGGAGGGTGTCCTGGCCCGGAGGCCGCAGTCCGGGCGGGAGTCTGGACCCGAGAGCCTAGGGCGGGCGGGGCGGACCCAGGGAAGGGGGCCCCCCCGCCCCCAGGCTCGCCCGCGTGTCCCGAGGGGAGGACCCCAGAGGCGCCCGGTCCCCCAGGGAGACAGCAGAGGCAACGTCCGAGAATCTTTTTATAAAACACAGGGCGGGGGCACGCGAAGGCAGCTCGGCGTGGCGGACGGCGCGGCTCACACGAAGATCTGGATGCGGTCGCGGATGGGCTGGCGGCAGATGGGGCAGGCGTTGAGCGCGGAGCCGCAGGGGGCGCATGCGCCGTGGCCGCACTGGAACACGAGGCGGATGTGGCTGTCGATGCAGATGGGGCAGGTGATGCGTTCCTCCATCTGCCGGTAGCGGCTCTGCAGCTCCTCCACCAGCTGGCGCggcgggccgggggcgggggcggcgctCGCCACCTCAGAGCCGTCTGCGGGGTGGAGGACGGGTGTGAGCTGGGAGGCCGGGTGGGGGAATGGGGGGAGCAGGGAGCTGCGGGCGGGCCACGGGGGGGGGCGAGGCTGGGGGCGGGGTGTCACCTGGGACGGGTTGTGACCTGCAAGGGGAGCTGGCGGGGTGGGTgacttggaggcagaggtggggcccGGGTGCGGGCAGGATGTGAGCCGTGGAAATCAGGCATAAGGTGGTGTGCGGGCTGGAGTCAGGGCTGCAGGTGGGCTGTGACCTGGGCCGGGGTGTGATGGGGGGACGGTGCTCTGGGTGGGCTGTGATCTGGGGTGGGGCTATGGAGGGAGTGTGATCTGGGAGGGGCCGTGAAATCCAGAGGGGCTGGGGTGTGATCGGGGGAGGAGGGTGTTACCTTGAGGCGGGGCTATGGGCCGTGTGTGATCTGGAGCAGGCCGTGACCTGCggcggggctgggggctgggggctgggggctgggggctgggggctgggggccggGTGTGAGCCTTGGGAGGGCGGGGTGTAACCTGGGGAAGGGCCATGGGCGGaagtgtgggaggggaggggtaGGGGACGGGGACCCGCGGGCCACCAGCTGAGCAGGAGGCGTGTTGGGGGCGCAGAGCCTCACCCACCTGGGCGCAGTTTCTTGCTGACGACCACCTGGCACCTGATGCACTTCTTCATCCTGCGCGCGCACTCTGCGAAGAGGCGTGCGCGGTTGGCTGGGGCCCTACTACCCGGGCCCCCCACCCCGGGGCCACCCACTCACCCTCACACACGGTGCGGTGCTGGCACGGCGAGAACAGCACCAGCAGCGCCAGCTCGGAGCACACCAGGCACTCAGCGGCCTCGGGCCCCAGCGCGGCGCCCACGTGCAGGTTCGTCACGGTGTTGGGGGTCCCGAGCGTttgcctggggcctggggccgcGCCCCCGCCCGCCTGCCGCTCCCTGCAGGGGGAGGAGGCGGCTTGAGAGGGGCCCGGAGGCCGCCGGACCCCATCCCCGCCGTCCACGGACTCACCGGAAGCGCTGGGCGCAGCCCTGAAGGGCCTTGAGCACGCGACCCTCGGCGGCCAGGTCCAGCGGGCTCCGACCGCGGTGGTTGCTGTAGCTCACGTCGGCGCCCTCCAGCGCCAGGAAGCAGGCGACCGCCGCGCCCACCGTCAGCTCCGCGCTGCCGGGGAGGCCCAAGGCCTGTAGCTGGGCGGCAGGACAGACGCCGGTGAGGGCGGGCGCCGGGGCAGGCCCGAGGGAGGCGTCTCCTGGCACCTGGCAGCCCCAGCAGCCGGCGCCCCATGTCTAAAATACAAGGCGAGGGCACCTCTTCCGGAACCCAAGTGGGACAGGCAGGAGGGGCACCCTGCTAGGTGAGCTCTGAGACCCTAAGCTCCGCCTCTCCCCATCCCATGGGCACCACCCCTTTCCCAGGCTGCCTAGGGGTGCAGGCTGAAGGATCACATAGAACTTGGCTCCCATCTGCTCCACCCCCAGAACGCCTGGCTCCCTGGGCCATCACTGGAGGGGAAGGTGGACAGTGGCACAGGCCCTGCCCAGAGCCTGCAGCCGGCGCCACCGCAGCCTCTCCAGCACCCCACGCCACACTTCCTCACCCTGGACAGCAGCTGCAAGGGCCCTGGGTCCCCCCCGGCCCCATCAGCCACCAGGGGCAGCAGCTGATGACGCTGCAGTGCCACGTGCAGGGCTGTGTCCCCCTCCTCGTCCTCGGCGTTGACACTGCACCCAGCGTCCACCAGTAGCGGCACCAGCCCCACGTGGGCCTGCTGCACGGCTAGATGCAGCGGGGACTGCAGCTTCCGGTTGCGCACATTCACGTCACAGCGGccctggggaggggtggggacggGCTCAGCCCAGGGACCCCAGTGGGCCTCCCGCTCCCCAGTCCTTGGGCAGGCCTGGGCCGCGTCCGCACCTCCCGGATGAGGATCTGGGCCACCTCTCGGTGGTTGTTGAGGGCGGCCAGGTGCAGCGCCGTGAAGCCGTCCTCCTTCTTGGCGTCCACCAGCTGCCGCGCCCGAGCCAGAATCTTTCTCACAGCTCTGTGGAGCAGGGAGGTTGGTCTGGGACCTGGGACTGCCCCCAGGCAGCACAGCAAGAGGCTGGCTGCAGCTGTGTGCCCACCCCACACTCACAGCACGTGACCCTTGAGGGAGGCGTGGTGCAGCAGGGTGAAACCCTGGCTGTTGGTGGCGGTGACATCGATGTTTGGCACCTCCGTGAGGACCTCGACAATGCCGCTGGCTCCAGTGCCCGCCGAGATGGCGGAGTGCAGGGGCGTATCCGAGTGGGCATCCTGCTGGGGCGGAGTCAGTGGTCACCTGGGGGTGACTTCTGCTTGGGTCAAGAGCCAGGACACCCAGGGAGCAGCACTCACGGGCAGGGGGCACCCAGGCCAGGGAGCAGCACTCACGGGCAGGGGGCACCCAGGCCAGGGAGCAGCACTCACGGGCAGGGGGAACCCAGGCCAGGGAGCAGCACTCACGGGCAGGGGGCACCCAGGCCAGGGAGCAGCACTCACGGGCAGGGGGCACCCAGGCCAGGGAGCAGCACACATGGGCAGGGGGCACCCAGGCCAGGGAGCACCACACACGGGCAGGGGGAACCCAGGCCAGGGAGCAGCACTCACGGGCAGGGGGAACCCAGGCCAGGGAGCAGCACTCACGGGCAGGGGGAACCCAGGCCAGGGAGCAGCACTCACGGGCAGGTTGACGTCACAGCCGCGCTCACACAGGGCCCGcaccacctccaggaagccccTCTGCACGGCCACGTGCAGTGCTGTGCTCTGGGTGCTGTTGATGGCGTCCGCCCGGCAGCCAGCACTCATGAGCACCCTGGCGGCCTCGGGCTGGTTCCTGACGGGAGAGGAAGTGGGAGAGGGAGGGCGCCGGGCCCGGTGGCTGGACGCACAGGCTCAGCCCCGCCGGGCCCCTCCCAGGCCTCACCCCAGGACGCACAGGCTCAGCCCCGCCGGGCCCCTCCCAGGCCTCACCCCAGGGCCGCGTAGTGCAGCGCCGTGTTGCCCTCGTCGTCCGGCAGGTCCACGCCCGCCCTGGCTTGTAGCAGCAGCCGTATCGACTCCACCTGGCCCAGGTAGGCAGCCACTTGCAGAGCGGTCCTGCCTTGGTTCTTGGTGTCCACCTGCCGAGAGCGCCAGCAGGTGAGTCCCTGGCCCTCTGCCCCTCACTCCCGGACTGGCCAGTATGGGAGGACGGGGTCAGGAGCTTGCCTGCTCTGGGCGCCTCCGCAGCAGGTCCAGAGCCCGGGCTGCGTTACCCAGCGCCACCTCCACCACCAGCCTTCCCGGGTGCTCTGGGTCACTCTTCTGGGCCCGAAGCTTGTCCAGGGCCACGCTCAGTGAGCCTGGGGGCAGAGCTGAGGTCAGTGGTGGCCAGGGGCAGCCCCACCTCCCACTGGCCGCCTGAGCTGTGCCGCACTTTTGTTCTCCCGGGCGCGCTCGGCCACGTCCAGGTTGGCATCCTCCTCGGGCCGGTAGGCCACCAGGCAGGAGGGGCTGAAGGTCCACCGCTGACCAGCGACTGCTACACGCAGGTTCCCGTCTCCAAACACTTTCACCACCTTCCCGACGCGGCCCAGGGCctgcggggaggggagggggtcaCAGCAGGCTGCAGGTGTGGGGGGCAGCGGCGCTAGCGGCGGGGGTGGCAGGGGGACTCACAGGGGCCATGTCGTCCGTCCACtcgccatgcccagcctgcagctGCTTCACTGTGTCAAGGTCGCCGATGACCCGGACCACGTCGCCCACCCAGAAGGAGTGGTGCTGAGCAACAAAGAGGGGCGTGAGGGGCCCCCCAGCTGTGTGTGGCTGCCCAGGCTCATGGAACAGGAGGGCAACCTGCTGAGCTCCACCAGACAGGCAGGCCTGACTCGGCCCCGGCCCCGACCCCGACCCCAGGCACTGCCAGAGGCTCTGGCTGCACGAGAGCCCCAGGTGTCCAAGGCAGCCCTGGGTGTCCCTAGCCCCAGAGCCATGGGAGGAGTGTCCAGGCAGACAGAAGCCAGCTCTGGGCAGGTGTGAAGCCAAGGTGGCTGGCCCTGGGAAGCTGTATGCTGACCAGCAGCAGGCAACATGGCCAGGGCCCGTGAGCCAGTGTGGGGGTGGGGCCCCAGGACCATGGGGTGCAGGGCGGGCCCACTCTGCCCCACCTGAGCCCTCATATGCAGGGAACTCACTCTACGAGCCCGTCTCATGACTCCCTTCGGCGCCTCCTCAAAGGTGCCTGGTATCCAGGACCCCAGATCCAGAGCTGAGCTCTGACGCTTTGCCCTGGGCCTGCCCCTCCCAGGGCCATCCAAGCTGCCACCGCCACCACCTCCAGCCCCCTCCCTGCCATCCTGCTTCCCAGGCAGCCCTCACTACCTCCCCCACCACTCTAGGCCAAGCATCCACCTCCCTGTCCTAACCAGCCACCCCCATCAGCCCCCATACAGCACTAACCAGGAGCATCTTAGCCCAGCTGCCTCCCTCCCGCCCATGAAGCTGTCCTGCCTTCCTGGTGTCCTGGAACAGAGGGAGGCCCTAACCTGCCCATTCCAGCCATACCAGCTCCCAGAGACACACCCTCCTCTGGGTTCCTTCACACCCAACCCCCTCTTCTCCTTgaccccacccacctccacccaccagtccctccccttccttcaggGCTGGGGACTCGTGGGTGCAGCTGGCACCCTAGTCCTGCCTGACCCCCCAAGGCCAAGGGGGTACGTGGAAGGGGTTACAGAAGCAAGCAGATGAGGCGCAGCCCAGCCCCCCGGCACCTTGGTGAGCGCCCCGGGGTGGAAGGTCCAGCGTGTCTCGTGGTTGAACTGCACGCGCACGTCCCCGCGGTCCGTGATACGATGCACGGTGCCCGTCTGTCCGATAAACTGTGGCGGGTCATGGAGCTGTGGCTGGGTCGGGCTGGACGctggtgggggaaggggctgggggggaaggggctgggggggaggggctgggggaggaaggggctgggggGGGAAGGGGctggtgggggaaggggctggGTGGGCGGAGGGCTGGCAGGGCAGGGCACACAGGGCTCCACGGCGGGGCGGCTCACCTCCGCCATCCTGGGGTTCCAGCCGCCGTGGCCTTCCTGCATCTCCCGTAGGACATCAGTGTCCAGCAGACATTTGACCTTGTCCCCGTGCTGGAAGGGCTGGCTGTCAGCACTCACCCTGCGCTGCAGCTCCGCCGGCTTGCCTGCGGAGGGTGGCAGACCAGGCCTCAGGCAGTGGCCCCTCCCCTCCGGGACTtcagccaaggcaggagggctgATGGAGTCGGTGTGACAGCCTCATACCGAGCCTTGGGAGGTGGTCCTTGTAGTAGAAGCCGCCCGCTGCCTCGCCCACACACTTGAGGTCCACCTTGCCCTTGTGGCCCACACGGTACACATTGGTGGTACCATCAGCCCACGTCACGCTGGCCACACTCCGGCCTGTCTCCACATCCCAGCCACGGATGTCCACCACACGGCCCGGtttcccttcccctcctgggGAAAGAGTCCCCGCCAGCAGGCTAAGGCTGAGCCATGAGCCAGCCACAGCCCAGCCCTGACCCCTGCCCCTCTGCCTCCACTCACCATCCTGTGAGCCCCACTCCCAGTCGGGGCCTCGCACCACCTTCGCTCCCTGGAAGATGCCCCTTAGTGGGATCCTCGGGAGGCCCTGGCGGGGACTCAGTGTGACACTGCAAGAGGGTTCACAAATCAAGCTCTCAGAAGAAAACCGCCATCTCTTCCCGTCTTGAGCCCCTTGGGAGAGCGATGCAGTGGAGCAGGCCCCCTGTCCACCCAGCCTGCTGGGCTCCGCAGCCCCAGCTCTTGCCCGGGAATGGCCGGTCCAGCAGGTCAGCACCCTCCACACGCTGTGAGGAAATGCCTCTGGGCTCAGGGTCCTGGAGCGAACCTGCGGACCACGTTCCTCCAGGGACTTCCCTGATGCCAGGCTGGGAAGGCACCCGGGCCCACCCTCGGCAAGACCTCTGGGTGCGGTCGCTTCATGCCTGCTGCCTCCCAGTGAGCTGGGGCACAGCCAGGCCCAGAGGTGGGCTCAGCATGTGGGAAGGGAGGAATGAGGAAAGCAGGCCTGGCCAACAGCACTCCTAAGACAACCGCACCTCCCTCCACGTGCAGGGAGGGCCAGAGACAAAGGTGACAATGCAGGGGACAGGGTGGCACCTCTGGCTGTCCTTGCCCCAAGCAGGCTAGATTATCCCCGAGCTGATACCCTCGGACCAGAGCGCAGCAGCCTCCAAGACAGCCCAGGTGCTGGCTCCAGGTATGGGCTGTCCTCCTGGAGGTCTCATGCCGCCCTGGGGGATGCTGGCTGCCTGATGGCCACTGCTGCCTGTAGAGCCACCCAGAGGCCACCCTCTGTGCCCCGCCCATGGCACCATTGCTTAAGGCCACGGCTCTGGAGAGACTTGCTCCGTCTCCATGGGAGTGGTCAGGAGGCAGCACCCTCCCTGAAGGCCAAGGCCCCAGTGGCAAGGCCTGGGTACCCGCCGCACAGGAGCCGGTGCGGCCCGGGACTCACGGGCGCGAGTGAGCGGTCTCGTAGCGGTCGAAGGCGTGGGCGAGTTCATGCTTGTTGTGCATGTAGCACTGCGTGCAGAGGTCGTAGTCCAGGCACACGCGGCACTTCCAGCGCATCCCCCGCAGCCCGTGCTTCTTGCAGCAGTCGCAGATGATGTTGGGGTGCCGGAcgcctgggggtggggtggggtcagAGGGGCGTTCCCGCCCCCAGGTCCTGCCCGTCCCGCCTGCCCTTGGCGCGCACCGATCTGGGCGTTGTCGTAGAGCAGCAGGTCGTGCGCGCCCTGGTAGCCGGCGCGGTAGTTGGTGCGCGTGCCCTGGTCCCACTGCACGACCACTGTGCGGTCGGGTGTCGAGGGGCTGCCGTGGCGGCCAAGCTCCACCACCGTGCCCACGCCGCCCTCGCCGCCGTCCTGCTGGCCCCACTTCCAGTCCACGCCGCGCACCACCCGCATGCCCACCTGCACGCCCGCCTGGGGGTCTGGGTCCATGTTGGGCGGGGCTGCTCGGGACCTGTGGGCAGAGGGTATTCTCAGGCCACCACGGGACACTCCCGGTCAGAGTGGGCTCCGCGGGAGAGCAGAGGAGAGGCCCAACGGGGCAGGCGGGCTGGTTCAAGCCGTAGGGCCCAAGGAGGCCCGCAGTCTGGCACCAGGGAGGCCGGTGGGAAAGGTGGGCGCCGTGCCAGCCTGGCGCGGGAACTGCAGGGTGGTCTGGGCCCAGGGATCAGGGAGCCTGGCCCCGGGGGCTTCATGAGAGGTTCACAAATAACGCTCTCGGAAGAAAACCGCCATCTCTTCCCACAGCCAATTAATGAGCTGGACCCTGGACTTCACTAAAGTAAGAGCTGCCGTCCCACGAGACGCTCACATGGTTGGACGGGCAGTGGCACGTGAGCAGACACCGTGACACGCGTCCCTCAGAGGACTCGTGTCCACACAGGGCGAGGAACTCCTATGATCCACACGAAAACATCAGACAACGCGACAGAAAAACGGCAAACACAATGCAGGCGCCGTACAAGACCAGCAGGCATCGGCCAGCGGGACCAGGAGGCATCTCTGTCCCCAGACACTGCTCCTGGGGGACGCCAGCTTTGGGCCCTGCACGTCAGGGACAGTGCAGCGAGGCCACACAGCACCACAGAGCCTTCTCTGGAAAAGCGGCCCTGGCCACGCCAGGCACTCACGACAGAGGCCGGATACTCGAGCAGAGGCAGGTTCCTGGGTCCTCAGTGGCCACGGGGTCCTGAAGTGGGGCTGAGTCCCAACCAAGCAGGGACCCACTCGCCACACAGAGCACAAGCCAGTGCTCACCAGCAGATGGAGGGAAGTAGCCAAGTGC is a window encoding:
- the MMP23B gene encoding matrix metalloproteinase-23 isoform X2 codes for the protein MGRGARVPSEAPGAGVERRWLGAALVALCLLPALVLLARLGARAVPAWSAAQGDVAALGLSAVPPTRVPGPLAPRRRRYTLTPARLRWDHFNLTYRILSFPRNLLSPRETRRALAAAFRMWSDVSPFSFREVAPEQPSDLRIGFYPINHTDCLVSALHHCFDGPTGELAHAFFPPHGGIHFDDSEYWVLGPTRYSWKKGVWLTDLVHVAAHEIGHALGLMHSQHGRALMHLNATLRGWKALSQDELWGLHRLYGCLDRLFVCASWARRGFCDARRRLMKRLCPSSCDFCYGDAHGVRTGLRGSWVLAMVWAEGALMGLFPPPGAEFPFPTVATTPPPPRTKTRLVPEGRNVTFRCGQKILHKKGKVWYKDQEPLEFSYPGYLALGEAHLSIIANAVNEGTYTCVVRRQQRVLTTYSWRVRVRG
- the MMP23B gene encoding matrix metalloproteinase-23 isoform X4 → MGRGARVPSEAPGAGVERRWLGAALVALCLLPALVLLARLGARAVPAWSAAQGDVAALGLSAVPPTRVPGPLAPRRRRYTLTPARLRWDHFNLTYRILSFPRNLLSPRETRRALAAAFRMWSDVSPFSFREVAPEQPSDLRIGFYPINHTDCLVSALHHCFDGPTGELAHAFFPPHGGIHFDDSEYWVLGPTRYSWKKGVWLTDLVHVAAHEIGHALGLMHSQHGRALMHLNATLRGWKALSQDELWGLHRLYGCLDRLFVCASWARRGFCDARRRLMKRLCPSSCDFCYGDAHGVRTGLRGSWVLAMVWAEGALMGLFPPPGAEFPFPTVATTPPPPRTKTRLVPEGRNVTFRCGQKILHKKGKV
- the MMP23B gene encoding matrix metalloproteinase-23 isoform X1, which encodes MGRGARVPSEAPGAGVERRWLGAALVALCLLPALVLLARLGARAVPAWSAAQGDVAALGLSAVPPTRVPGPLAPRRRRYTLTPARLRWDHFNLTYRILSFPRNLLSPRETRRALAAAFRMWSDVSPFSFREVAPEQPSDLRIGFYPINHTDCLVSALHHCFDGPTGELAHAFFPPHGGIHFDDSEYWVLGPTRYSWKKGVWLTDLVHVAAHEIGHALGLMHSQHGRALMHLNATLRGWKALSQDELWGLHRLYGCLDRLFVCASWARRGFCDARRRLMKRLCPSSCDFCYGDAHGVRTGLRGSWVLAMVWAEGALMGLFPPPGAEFPFPTVATTPPPPRTKTRLVPEGRNVTFRCGQKILHKKGKVYWYKDQEPLEFSYPGYLALGEAHLSIIANAVNEGTYTCVVRRQQRVLTTYSWRVRVRG
- the MMP23B gene encoding matrix metalloproteinase-23 isoform X3, whose amino-acid sequence is MGRGARVPSEAPGAGVERRWLGAALVALCLLPALVLLARLGARAVPAWSAAQGDVAALGLSAVPPTRVPGPLAPRRRRYTLTPARLRWDHFNLTYRILSFPRNLLSPRETRRALAAAFRMWSDVSPFSFREVAPEQPSDLRIGFYPINHTDCLVSALHHCFDGPTGELAHAFFPPHGGIHFDDSEYWVLGPTRYSWKKGVWLTDLVHVAAHEIGHALGLMHSQHGRALMHLNATLRGWKALSQDELWGLHRLYGCLDRLFVCASWARRGFCDARRRLMKRLCPSSCDFCYEFPFPTVATTPPPPRTKTRLVPEGRNVTFRCGQKILHKKGKVYWYKDQEPLEFSYPGYLALGEAHLSIIANAVNEGTYTCVVRRQQRVLTTYSWRVRVRG
- the MMP23B gene encoding matrix metalloproteinase-23 isoform X5; protein product: MGRGARVPSEAPGAGVERRWLGAALVALCLLPALVLLARLGARAVPAWSAAQGDVAALGLSAVPPTRVPGPLAPRRRRYTLTPARLRWDHFNLTYRILSFPRNLLSPRETRRALAAAFRMWSDVSPFSFREVAPEQPSDLRIGFYPINHTDCLVSALHHCFDGPTGELAHAFFPPHGGIHFDDSEYWVLGPTRYSWKKGVWLTDLVHVAAHEIGHALGLMHSQHGRALMHLNATLRGWKALSQDELWGLHRLYGCLDRLFVCASWARRGFCDARRRLMKRLCPSSCDFCYGDAHGNSPSPRWPPPHRPPGPKPGWCLRAGT